A genomic segment from Bradyrhizobium sp. ISRA430 encodes:
- the xylA gene encoding xylose isomerase produces MNASAKFFDASAPVAFAGKDAGQALAFRWYDKDRMVHGRRLEDHLRFAVCYWHSFCWPGGDPFGGETFLRPWHHGTDAMALARAKADIAFELFRLLDVPFFTFHDVDAAPEGASLAESVANLNAIADLFEKKMAASKVRLLWGTANLFTHRRYMAGAATNPDPDVFTYAAGQVRAALEVTHRLGGQNYVLWGGREGYETLLNTDLRRELDQLGRFVSLVVEHKHKIGFKGPILIEPKPKEPTKHQYDFDVATCYGFLQRYDLLNDVKLNIEQNHAILAGHSFHHEVALAEALGVFGSLDINRGDDLLGWDTDQFAMNVPELALVFHEILNRGGFTSGGLNFDAKIRRQSIDPDDLIHAHVGSMDACARAFLAAADMIDAGALTAPLAERYGRWAGAEGRAILGGERSLADLADRALTPGFDPQPRSGRQEYLESLVNRYV; encoded by the coding sequence GTGAACGCGTCAGCCAAATTCTTCGATGCAAGCGCACCCGTCGCCTTTGCCGGCAAGGATGCCGGACAAGCGCTTGCCTTCCGCTGGTACGACAAGGACCGCATGGTCCATGGCCGGCGGCTCGAGGATCACTTGCGCTTTGCGGTCTGCTACTGGCATTCGTTCTGCTGGCCGGGCGGCGATCCCTTCGGCGGCGAGACGTTCTTGAGGCCCTGGCACCACGGCACCGATGCGATGGCTCTGGCGCGGGCCAAGGCCGATATCGCCTTCGAGCTGTTCCGCCTGCTGGACGTGCCCTTCTTCACCTTCCACGACGTCGATGCGGCGCCGGAAGGCGCCTCGCTCGCCGAATCTGTCGCCAACCTCAACGCGATCGCCGATCTGTTCGAGAAGAAGATGGCCGCGAGCAAGGTGCGCCTGCTCTGGGGCACCGCAAACTTGTTCACGCACCGCCGCTACATGGCAGGTGCTGCAACCAATCCCGATCCCGACGTCTTCACCTATGCCGCCGGCCAGGTCCGCGCCGCGCTGGAAGTGACGCATCGGCTCGGCGGCCAGAACTATGTGCTGTGGGGCGGGCGCGAGGGCTATGAGACGCTGCTCAACACCGATCTCAGGCGCGAGCTCGACCAGCTCGGCCGCTTTGTCTCGCTCGTGGTCGAGCACAAGCACAAGATCGGTTTCAAGGGCCCGATCCTGATCGAGCCCAAGCCGAAGGAGCCGACCAAGCATCAATACGATTTCGACGTCGCCACCTGCTACGGCTTTCTGCAGCGCTACGACCTCTTGAACGACGTCAAGCTCAACATCGAGCAGAACCACGCCATCCTTGCCGGCCACTCCTTCCATCACGAGGTCGCGCTCGCCGAGGCGCTCGGCGTCTTCGGCTCGCTCGACATCAACCGCGGCGATGATCTGCTCGGCTGGGACACCGACCAGTTCGCGATGAACGTGCCGGAGCTCGCCCTGGTGTTCCACGAGATCCTGAACCGCGGCGGCTTCACCTCCGGCGGGCTCAATTTCGACGCAAAGATCCGGCGCCAGTCGATCGATCCCGACGACCTGATCCATGCCCATGTCGGCTCGATGGATGCCTGCGCGCGCGCGTTCCTTGCCGCCGCTGACATGATCGATGCCGGCGCTCTCACCGCGCCGCTCGCCGAGCGTTACGGCAGATGGGCGGGCGCCGAAGGCCGTGCCATTCTCGGCGGAGAGCGTTCGCTTGCCGATCTCGCCGATCGTGCACTCACACCCGGCTTCGACCCGCAGCCGCGCTCGGGCCGGCAGGAGTATCTGGAATCCCTGGTCAACCGCTACGTCTGA